One Triticum aestivum cultivar Chinese Spring unplaced genomic scaffold, IWGSC CS RefSeq v2.1 scaffold52145, whole genome shotgun sequence DNA segment encodes these proteins:
- the LOC123175618 gene encoding arginine decarboxylase has translation MARNYGGLYNIARWGEPYFTVNQDGHLCVNTHGDQRESGQEIDVLHVIQAAKDSVQFPMILRFPGLLKHHLDSLHTAFDNAIKNTGYMARYQGVFPVKVNQNKAIIQDFVHFGHGYNYGLEAGSKPELLIAMSCLTKANSKAFLVCNGYKDAEYVALALSARAMGLNAIIVMEMEEELDIIIDQSNKLGVDPVVGVRAKLLTKIPGHFGSTAGKHGKFGLPAKKIYEVANRLRHLEKLQWLKLLHFHIGSMIPSTEIVSKAATEAADIYCTLVNEYGARMDTLDCGGGLGVDYDGTRSGSDMSVAYGLEEYASSIVQAVRVKCEDNGVDHPVLCTESGRAMVSHHSMIILEALSAIPEPKDDEETTPEELQAMIDDLSSKKWLKGDDDAAVAKPMSSHAAEIKEHGIEIYKVAKKLAKSVMAKETTIYNYHMNLSIFSLVPDCWGIQQLFPMMPVSRLHERPTNMATLIDLTCDSDGKVEKFIRGAQTLPLHPLDPKLGGYYVAVLLSGAYQEALSSKHNLFGGPSIVRVDESGGIVTADLGATTEELISTMRYDVNQDILDVIHERAEEHGVWKMVGEIVKAGLTTMPYLIEYQVPLPGTA, from the coding sequence ATGGCCAGGAACTATGGTGGATTGTACAACATCGCCCGCTGGGGTGAACCCTACTTCACCGTGAACCAGGACGGCCACCTCTGTGTCAATACCCATGGCGATCAGAGGGAATCAGGGCAAGAGATCGACGTGCTGCACGTGATTCAAGCTGCAAAGGATAGCGTCCAGTTTCCAATGATCCTCCGCTTCCCCGGCCTGCTCAAGCACCACCTCGACTCGCTCCACACCGCATTCGACAATGCCATCAAGAACACCGGGTACATGGCACGATATCAGGGCGTGTTCCCAGTGAAGGTGAACCAGAACAAGGCCATCATCCAGGACTTTGTTCACTTCGGCCACGGTTACAACTATGGGCTGGAGGCTGGCTCCAAGCCCGAATTGCTCATCGCAATGAGCTGCCTTACCAAGGCCAATAGTAAAGCCTTTCTGGTGTGTAATGGCTACAAGGACGCGGAGTACGTGGCGCTGGCGCTCTCGGCGCGTGCCATGGGTCTAAATGCCATCATCGTGATGGAGATGGAGGAGGAGTTGGACATCATCATCGACCAGAGCAACAAGCTCGGGGTGGATCCGGTCGTGGGCGTGCGTGCCAAGCTGCTCACCAAGATACCAGGCCACTTCGGGTCGACGGCCGGCAAGCACGGCAAGTTCGGGCTGCCTGCGAAGAAGATCTACGAGGTGGCCAACAGGCTCAGGCACCTCGAAAAGCTGCAGTGGCTCAAGTTGCTGCACTTCCATATCGGCTCCATGATCCCGTCCACGGAGATCGTGTCCAAGGCAGCCACCGAGGCCGCCGACATCTACTGTACCCTGGTGAATGAGTATGGCGCGAGGATGGACACGCTGGACTGCGGTGGGGGGCTCGGCGTCGACTACGACGGGACCCGGTCCGGCTCCGACATGTCGGTGGCgtacgggctggaggagtacgcaTCCAGCATTGTGCAGGCAGTGCGGGTCAAGTGCGAGGACAATGGCGTTGACCACCCTGTGCTGTGCACCGAGAGCGGCCGCGCCATGGTCTCACACCACTCGATGATCATCCTTGAGGCGCTCTCAGCAATCCCCGAGCCAAAGGACGACGAGGAGACCACCCCCGAAGAGCTGCAGGCCATGATCGATGATCTCTCCTCGAAGAAGTGGTTGAAGGGTGATGACGACGCGGCGGTGGCCAAGCCCATGTCTTCCCACGCTGCGGAGATCAAGGAGCACGGCATCGAGATATACAAGGTGGCCAAGAAGCTCGCCAAGAGTGTCATGGCTAAAGAGACCACCATCTACAACTACCACATGAACCTCTCCATCTTCTCGCTGGTTCCCGACTGCTGGGGCATCCAGCAGCTGTTCCCGATGATGCCCGTGAGCCGGCTCCACGAGAGGCCGACCAACATGGCCACGCTCATTGACCTCACCTGCGACAGCGACGGTAAGGTCGAAAAGTTCATCCGTGGCGCCCAGACACTGCCGCTGCACCCGCTGGACCCCAAGCTCGGTGGCTACTACGTGGCCGTGCTCCTGTCCGGCGCGTACCAGGAAGCCCTTTCTAGCAAGCACAACCTGTTCGGTGGCCCAAGCATTGTGCGGGTCGACGAAAGCGGCGGCATCGTCACAGCGGACCTGGGCGCTACAACGGAGGAGCTCATCAGTACCATGAGGTACGATGTCAATCAGGACATCCTCGACGTGATCCACGAGCGGGCCGAAGAGCATGGGGTGTGGAAGATGGTGGGGGAGATCGTGAAGGCCGGGCTTACCACCATGCCCTACCTCATCGAATACCAGGTCCCGCTCCCAGGAACCGCCTAG